One Bacillus sp. 1780r2a1 DNA segment encodes these proteins:
- a CDS encoding DNA topoisomerase 3 — MKSLVLAEKPSVARDLARVLGCTQSKKGYIEGPNYVVTWALGHLVELQTPEDYDNQYKTWRMEDLPIMPEKMKLKVIKKTSPQFRTVSQLAKRSDIKELVIATDAGREGELVARWIMEKVRWNKPFKRLWISSQTDKAIKQGFQQLKPGKEFDRLYESAVCRSEADWLIGLNVTRALTTKYEEPLSAGRVQTPTLAMIIEKEQQIQAFKPQPYWMLTAVLPGFEAKWQGGQEKRIFNEEKAKELRKKLMGQAVVKHVKKKVMKESQPLPYDLNELQRDANKRFGFSAKKTLNVLQKLYEQHKLVTYPRTDSRYLTTDMVGTMKERLEAVSGAYKEEVRPLIAKNAQLPKRVVNNEKVSDHHAIIVTDQPVFLQDLSSDERKLYDLIAKRFIALFYPAYEFEVVKVELEVNGEQLVAQGKRVIKLGFKQVISSDLEESTLPNLQEGATLSIKAVEMKHALTEPPLRHSEADLLGQMEKHNLGTPATRADIIEKLLQNESIDRQNNRLHPTPKGKQLISLVADELKSPDLTAKWERELEAIAKGKGNAKEFLANIRKQTAKLVQQVKTSEETYKPHNLTGSKCPECGSFLKEKKTKQGRVLVCSSLECSYRRAKDPKLSNRRCPQCHKKMEIHEGKAGKYFQCRQCQVVEKAEDKKKKMTKREERKLLNKYSDDGDFGSSLGDALKQALKKKE, encoded by the coding sequence GAAAAGCCAAGCGTTGCGCGAGATTTGGCGCGTGTGCTTGGCTGCACTCAATCGAAAAAAGGCTACATTGAAGGACCTAATTATGTAGTAACCTGGGCGTTAGGTCATTTAGTTGAGCTACAAACACCAGAAGATTATGATAATCAATATAAAACATGGCGCATGGAAGATTTACCGATTATGCCAGAGAAAATGAAATTAAAGGTGATTAAAAAAACAAGCCCGCAGTTCCGAACAGTTTCTCAACTGGCTAAACGCAGCGACATCAAAGAGTTAGTTATTGCAACAGATGCAGGGCGTGAAGGAGAACTTGTTGCAAGATGGATTATGGAAAAAGTGAGATGGAACAAACCGTTTAAACGCTTATGGATTTCTTCTCAAACAGATAAAGCAATCAAGCAAGGTTTTCAACAGCTTAAGCCAGGAAAAGAATTCGACCGCTTGTATGAATCAGCCGTGTGCCGTTCAGAAGCGGATTGGCTAATTGGCCTCAACGTTACGCGTGCGCTAACGACAAAATATGAAGAGCCGTTATCAGCTGGAAGAGTTCAAACGCCAACTCTAGCTATGATTATTGAAAAAGAACAACAAATCCAAGCATTCAAGCCGCAACCATATTGGATGCTAACGGCAGTTTTACCTGGGTTTGAAGCAAAGTGGCAAGGTGGACAAGAAAAGCGAATTTTTAATGAAGAAAAAGCAAAAGAGCTGCGTAAAAAGCTTATGGGCCAAGCGGTAGTTAAGCATGTCAAAAAGAAAGTAATGAAAGAATCGCAGCCGCTTCCGTATGATTTAAATGAACTGCAGCGAGATGCCAACAAGCGCTTTGGATTTTCAGCGAAAAAGACGTTAAACGTGTTACAAAAATTATATGAGCAACACAAGCTCGTAACCTACCCACGAACAGATTCTCGCTACCTTACAACGGATATGGTCGGAACAATGAAAGAGCGATTAGAAGCCGTATCAGGTGCCTATAAAGAAGAAGTGAGGCCGCTGATTGCTAAAAATGCACAGCTCCCAAAGCGCGTAGTGAACAATGAAAAAGTCAGCGATCACCATGCGATTATCGTAACAGATCAGCCTGTCTTCTTACAGGATTTATCTTCAGATGAGCGTAAACTGTACGATTTAATTGCCAAGCGCTTCATTGCACTATTTTATCCTGCATACGAATTTGAAGTAGTAAAAGTAGAGCTTGAAGTTAACGGAGAGCAGCTTGTAGCACAAGGGAAAAGAGTGATAAAACTTGGATTTAAACAAGTGATTAGTAGTGATTTAGAAGAGTCAACGCTTCCTAATTTACAAGAAGGTGCTACTTTATCGATTAAAGCCGTTGAAATGAAGCATGCTTTAACAGAACCACCTCTGCGTCACTCAGAAGCGGATTTACTTGGTCAAATGGAAAAGCATAATCTTGGAACGCCAGCAACTCGTGCTGATATTATTGAAAAGCTGTTACAAAATGAGTCCATTGATCGTCAAAATAATCGTCTGCATCCGACGCCAAAAGGAAAGCAGCTCATTTCCCTTGTAGCAGATGAACTAAAATCACCGGATTTAACAGCAAAATGGGAACGAGAGCTAGAAGCAATTGCAAAAGGAAAAGGAAATGCCAAAGAATTTTTAGCTAACATTCGAAAACAAACAGCAAAGCTTGTACAACAAGTGAAAACAAGTGAAGAAACGTATAAGCCTCATAACTTAACAGGATCAAAGTGTCCAGAGTGCGGCTCGTTCTTAAAAGAGAAAAAGACAAAGCAGGGAAGAGTGCTTGTTTGTTCTAGCCTTGAATGTAGCTATCGACGTGCTAAAGATCCGAAGCTATCCAATCGTCGCTGTCCACAGTGCCATAAAAAGATGGAAATTCACGAGGGGAAAGCAGGTAAGTATTTCCAATGCCGTCAATGTCAAGTTGTTGAAAAAGCAGAGGACAAAAAGAAAAAGATGACGAAGCGAGAAGAAAGAAAACTGCTTAATAAATACAGTGATGACGGTGACTTTGGCTCAAGTTTAGGGGATGCATTAAAGCAAGCGTTGAAGAAAAAAGAGTGA